Genomic segment of Paenibacillus sp. FSL R5-0623:
ACCAAAGCAGACCTCGAAGCGGTCTTGGAGCTCACCATTGTATCTGTAGAGGCCGTTCCATTTTCTCCGATCAGTGTGGGAACCAATTTGCAGCAATTGCTGGATGTGCTCCTATCTGTCATTTTACAGGGGAATATCGATTCGTGCGAGAAAGATAAACTGGTCATTTTGATCCGGGCGACCGAATTGGCTATCACAACAGGGCTTAGAAACATAGGGGGTCAAGGTCCGGCAGGACCTGCAGGGCCAGCGGGTCCTCAGGGCGTACCTGGTCCACAAGGCCCGGCTGGCCCAGCAGGTTCTCAGGGTGGTGTAGGTCCAGCGGGTACACCGGGAGCTGCTGGTACCCAGGGACCAGCAGGTGCTACTGGCGCAACGGGTGCGGCAGGCCCAGCAGGTGGCGCAACGGGAGCCACAGGTGCAACGGGGGGACAGGAGCTGTTGGGGCAGCGGGCGTTACAGGAGCAACAGGTGATCCTGGCGTAGCAGGAGCCACCGGAGTCACAGGGAATACGGGTGCAGCTGGACTTGCGGGAGTCACCGGGGCAACGGGTGCAGCCGGAATTGCAGGGGTAACCGGGGCTACCGGCGCAACTGGGATTGCGGGAGTAACTGGCAGCACTGGTGTTACAGGAGCTACGGGTTCGGGCGCCATCATACCGTTTGCTTCTGGCGGACCTGCCATATTAACAACGGTTCTTGGTGGACTGGTCGGAACGACAAGTCTTATCGGTTTCGGCAGCTCGGCAACCGGAGTCAGCATTCTGGGTGGCACCATTGATTTAACGGGAACGATTGTTGGACCACTCATTAACTTTGCGTTCTCTGTTCCACGGGATGGCGTTATAACTTCCATTGCTGCCTATTTTAGTACCACAGCAGCCTTGGCCCTGGTTGGTTCCACGGTGACCATTACTGCGCAATTATTCAGTTCACCTACTCCTGATAATGCATTTACTGCGGTTCCGGGGGCGGTCGTTACACTGGCACCTCCACTCACCGGTATTATTGCATTGGGTAGTATCTCCAATGGCATAACAACCGGATTGGCTATACCGGTGACTGCACAGACACGTCTTCTGCTTGTATTCTCCGCCACGGCAACTGGACTTTCTCTTGTGAATACCGTTGTTGGTTATGCAAGTGGTGGCGTGAACATTACATGATGAGATATAAATTTTGATATGAACGACATGGGAGTTCTCATGTCGTTCTTTTTCTTGATTTGAAATTTTGAGCATAAAGTCTTGGTTATATAGAACTTTGAAAAGCTATTATTCATCAAAAACATGCAGAAATACGAAAAATAAGATGAAATACGTAAGCGACATGAGACATATAAAAGCATTAAATAGACTTATTTTCTATATTTTTCAATAAAGTGCTTGTATATATCGAATAATGATTTTATACTATACCAATAAAATCCAATTAAATTCCTAATCGACTATTATTATATGTAATTAAAATATTTGACTATTCACTCGAATCACGATCGAAAGTCATATCCACCACTCCTTAGCAAGCGTTCTGCTAACGCTCCAGATTACCCTTCCACATGAATGCTTATAGACATTCACTCTCATTGCATTATTCAAATACCCAAACTATTCTCTCACATGGTTTAATCCGATTCATTCAATCTCCTAAACTTCCAAGTAAAAAAACATAGACTGATCTGTTATCTCTTCTGACTCATATTGATTCCTAACCAGACCTGTAAAGGAGGTGAGGCTTTATGTGAAATCCAGGGTATCTATTTCGTCCGCAATAAAGGTATTTTACCGTTTTATTCTGCAGAGAAGGGCATATGTACCAGACTAAATTAAAAAACCGGGTAAAAGGAGTGGAAAAGTTTGATAAAGATTAATCGGTTACGCAAGCCCATCTCCATGGGGCTCTCGCTTCTCCTTGCATTTTCGATCATTCATCCGGTTTCAGCTGAAAACTCCACATCATCCAAATTGGATATGAAATCTGGACTTGCCAAAGTTACGGAGTCCAAAGTAAACGCCAAGTTGACCAAAGAATTTGATGGTAGTGAATATGTTACCTATCTGGTGAAAATGAAGGAACAGGTGGATACAGCAGCAGTCTCCAAACAGGCCCTGGAAAAAGCGACCATCGCCAAACAAACGGCCTCAGCAACAAAGCTGTCCGTCCGGAATTCGGTCGTCAGTTCTCTGCGGGAAACGGCCTCACGTACACAATATCCATTGGAAACTTATCTGGAAAAGGAAGTTGACCTGGGCAAGGTCAAAGAATATAAAAGCTATTTTATTGTCAATTCACTGGCAGTAACGAGTACCAAAGAAGTCATGGAACAGATTGCGCTGCTGCCTGAGGTGGAGAAGATTCTACCGAATGAGACACGATACTTACAGAAAGCCGAAGTGAGTAAAGAACCGGCGAATGCGGTATCAGGCAAAGATGCTGTCCAAACGCCAGCTAAAAACTCTTCAGTCGGAGTCAAAGACAAAGAGCCTGCTGCAAAAGACAAGCTTGCAACAGAAAACGTGGAATGGAACCTGGATTACATCAATGCGCCAGCCGTGTGGGATCGGGGCATCGATGGAACAGGGATTGTTGTTGCCAATCTGGACAGTGGTGTAGATTATACCCATCCGGCGCTTCGCAGCAAATGGCGGGGACTGGATGCTTCAGGCAATATCGTTGATCCCGAACTGAGCTGGTATGATCCGCACAGTAATGCTTCCCTCCCTGCGGACGGAGACGGGCATGGTACGCACACGATGGGTACGATGGTTGGCTCTGAAGCAGATGGCACCAACCAGATCGGGGTTGCTCCCGGTGCGAAGTGGATTGGTGTGCGGATATTCAATCCGGAGACAACAGATGCCATTATTCTGGATGGCGGACAGTGGTTGATCGCTCCGGTCGATGCGGAAGGCAATCTGCATCCTGAACTTGCACCGGATGTCGTCAACAACTCATGGGGCGGCGGCCCGGGACTTGATGAATGGTTCCGACCTATGGTTCAAGCCTGGCGTGATGCGCAGATTTTTCCCGAATTCTCTGCGGGAAATGTAACACTGACGAATCCGGGTGGTCCCGGCTCCGTTGCGAACCCGGCCAATTATCCCGAAAGCTTCGCAACGGGAGCCACAGATATCAATGGTAATCTGGGTTCCTTCTCCCTGCTGGGCCCATCCCCGTATGATGAGATCAAACCGGAAGTATCTGCCCCTGGTGTGAATATCCGTTCAGCAGTTCCGGGCGGAGTATATGAGGGAGGCTGGAACGGAACATCCATGGCAGGCCCGCATACAACTGCACTTGCTGCGCTGCTGCTTCAGGCCAATCATTCCCTTACGGTGGATCAGCTGGAGCAGATCATCACAGATACAGCTACGCCGAGAACCGATAGTCAGTATCCGACCTCTCCTAATAACGGCTACGGTCACGGCATTATTAATGCCCTTGATGCTGTGGGTTCTGTACTCGAAGGAATCGGCACAGTATCCGGCAGAGTGGTTACCGCCGGAGATGATCTGGAAGAGCCGGTACTGGCACATACCCCTGTCAATTCAGCCTTTACAGGCATCGATATACCATTAACCGCTCATGTGACAGATAACGTCGCGGTAGTCTCTGTCGAGGCTTTTGCCAAAACGACAGGCACCAACCAGTACGTTTATCTGCCGATGAACCGGATTGCTGGGGATAACAAAGATGGGACGTATACAGCGACAATCCCTGCTTTTCTTATTGAACCGCAAGGTGTGGAGTATTATATCCGCGTAAATGATTACGGCAACAACGGATTCGAAAGTCAGGTATATAAAGTGGCTGTATCCAATGGTGTTCAGCCAGGGTACCTTCAGGATTTTGAAGAAGATCAGCTGGGCTTCACGACTGGCGGAACCGGAAGTACTTGGGTATGGGGAGCACCAACCAGTGGTCCTGGAAGTGCATACTCCGGTGACAAGGTGATTGCAACCAATCTGCAAGGAACTTATGTGGCGAATAGCAATGCATATCTGCTTGCGCCGCCAATTGATCTCACCGAGAGTCCGGAAGGGGCATTGTTATCCTTCAAGCACTGGTATGATCTGGAGAACAACATCGACTTCGGCAAGGTATACATTGCTTCCGAGGATAGCGATTATGTGTTCGAAGAGCTGTTAACCTTCACGGGTACAGGTGGCAATTGGAAGACACAATATGTGGATCTTCGCGAATACGCGGGACAGCAGGTGTTCATCAAGTTCAATCTGACGAGCGATAATTCATTGCAAAAAGCTGGCTGGTACATTGATGATTTCGCTGTAGAAGAGCTGGATGAGATTGCTCCGGGCGCACCTGCCGGATTGTCTGCGACGGCCGATATTCTTGGTAATGTAGCCTTGAGCTGGACTGGTCCGAGCGATGAGGATCTCGAATCTTATATCGTATATCGCTCCACAAACACAGGTACAGGTTATGAATCCATTGGAACTGCAACAGGAACAACGTTTACAGATACGGCTACGGTGACAGATTCGACGTATTATTATACCGTTGCCGCACTTGATTATAGTGGCAATGAAAGTGATAAGTCGAATGAGGTCTCCATTACAGTAGAGGTGCCACAGGATATCTACATCGATCATTTCGATGGCAGTGATGATAATGGTTGGACTCATTCGGGAACCAAAGATGAGTGGGAACGAGGCATTCCGGTAACGGGACCTGCCAGCGCGGTTTCTCCTCCGAATGTCTGGGCGACTGATCTGGACAATACGTACGAGAATGGCTCCAACTATTCGCTCGTATCTCCGGTCATTGATTTGACAGATGTATCCGAAGGAACACTTACGTTTAATCATTGGTACGAGATTGAGAGTGGATACGACTACGGATATGTGGAAGTCACCAAGGATGGTGGGACCACATGGTCAGAACTGGGCAAATTCTCACATAGTACAAACGGGAAACAATGGACACCCGTATTTTATGATCTGGATGCACTTACCGGGAATGAAGTACAATTCCGGTTCCGTCTGACCTCAGACAACAGTGTTGTGAAGACAGGCTGGTTCATTGATGATTTCCGTGTACTGGGTGTTGCTGCGGAGACGGTAACGGAGGACAATGCGGTTGTGCTTAACAGTGACAAACCAAAACCGTCCTATGATAATCCATGGTACAAAATTTCGCGGACTGACAAAGCGGAATTTAACAAAACGAAACAGCAACAACCGGAAATTGAAAAACCAGGATCAGGTTCGGTTAATCCACAAAGCCTGCCTGCAAGTGCAACGGTTACCGTCCTGGAAACCGGACGTTCGGTGAAGACGGATTCAGCTACAGGCAAGTATAACTTCACACACGTAGCAGGTGATTACACGTTAAAAGCTGAGGCATATGGATATTATCCTCGAACTCAGCAGGTAACGATCACCGATGGCGGTGGAGCCAAAGCCAACTTTAATCTGGAGGAAATCCC
This window contains:
- a CDS encoding S8 family serine peptidase, with product MIKINRLRKPISMGLSLLLAFSIIHPVSAENSTSSKLDMKSGLAKVTESKVNAKLTKEFDGSEYVTYLVKMKEQVDTAAVSKQALEKATIAKQTASATKLSVRNSVVSSLRETASRTQYPLETYLEKEVDLGKVKEYKSYFIVNSLAVTSTKEVMEQIALLPEVEKILPNETRYLQKAEVSKEPANAVSGKDAVQTPAKNSSVGVKDKEPAAKDKLATENVEWNLDYINAPAVWDRGIDGTGIVVANLDSGVDYTHPALRSKWRGLDASGNIVDPELSWYDPHSNASLPADGDGHGTHTMGTMVGSEADGTNQIGVAPGAKWIGVRIFNPETTDAIILDGGQWLIAPVDAEGNLHPELAPDVVNNSWGGGPGLDEWFRPMVQAWRDAQIFPEFSAGNVTLTNPGGPGSVANPANYPESFATGATDINGNLGSFSLLGPSPYDEIKPEVSAPGVNIRSAVPGGVYEGGWNGTSMAGPHTTALAALLLQANHSLTVDQLEQIITDTATPRTDSQYPTSPNNGYGHGIINALDAVGSVLEGIGTVSGRVVTAGDDLEEPVLAHTPVNSAFTGIDIPLTAHVTDNVAVVSVEAFAKTTGTNQYVYLPMNRIAGDNKDGTYTATIPAFLIEPQGVEYYIRVNDYGNNGFESQVYKVAVSNGVQPGYLQDFEEDQLGFTTGGTGSTWVWGAPTSGPGSAYSGDKVIATNLQGTYVANSNAYLLAPPIDLTESPEGALLSFKHWYDLENNIDFGKVYIASEDSDYVFEELLTFTGTGGNWKTQYVDLREYAGQQVFIKFNLTSDNSLQKAGWYIDDFAVEELDEIAPGAPAGLSATADILGNVALSWTGPSDEDLESYIVYRSTNTGTGYESIGTATGTTFTDTATVTDSTYYYTVAALDYSGNESDKSNEVSITVEVPQDIYIDHFDGSDDNGWTHSGTKDEWERGIPVTGPASAVSPPNVWATDLDNTYENGSNYSLVSPVIDLTDVSEGTLTFNHWYEIESGYDYGYVEVTKDGGTTWSELGKFSHSTNGKQWTPVFYDLDALTGNEVQFRFRLTSDNSVVKTGWFIDDFRVLGVAAETVTEDNAVVLNSDKPKPSYDNPWYKISRTDKAEFNKTKQQQPEIEKPGSGSVNPQSLPASATVTVLETGRSVKTDSATGKYNFTHVAGDYTLKAEAYGYYPRTQQVTITDGGGAKANFNLEEIPHGQIEGVVTDERTGQPLADASVLVVEDANVGEVRTGSDGSFDIQVLEGSYTLSIRAADYYSKTVTVTVPGNGTAEANVALKPFIGFPGEIAYDDGTAENARAFNAADNAWAVRMTPELETAQLTGASFRFWNTEWPVPGGTTFQYAVYDASGAGGAPGRQLAGPFDGTALRNDQWTTVEFPEPVIVTGDFYIVYVQSVAGTSAPGLATDENGTNAGRSWQRVSGAWSTSPVEEGNYMIRAVVRYPVNAPVLTVPASTYTNQSTFTVSGTSPASGAQIKIYNGKDLAGTTTVANGKFSYGVKLRSGINAITAEAVVDGKTTDRSLPVVIILDQTKPQLTIVTPAQGDRINAEVVHVTGNVVEQFLDKVTVNGQTVQVGKDRSFSHRVLVNEGENTITITATDIAGNKTTVTRTVYVETALPELTNITPAEDVRITSGESVTVSFDSKPGLQASFRIQLPLNLNAQGAGEIPLVETEPGRYTGTYTTPSSLVLDGGVIVIRAQDAAGNKVEAEAAGRLFVSAAQEQSVPEPDSSPEETETEVDPPSAEGLQP